AGCGCCGGAATCGAGGATGAGGGCATTCGGGAAGTTCTCCCTGGTCTGGCTTATCAAAGTGGCCCGTTTGGCCAGTCCGCCTTTGGGTATGCGGCAGCCGCATACGTCGATCTTGGCGCCGTTATTTCCGGAATAGATGATGGTCAGTTTTCCGTTCTTCTGGGAAGAGGTATTCTGGGAGCAGGAGAAAAAAAGGAGGCATAAACCCACAGCTAAAGCTAATACACTATATTGCTTCATAGAGACTCCTTTTAAGGTAAACATATAAAAAGCTTCTGAAAAATCCTGTTTATTTTATAGATGCCGAAACAAGTTCGGCATGACCGTGTCACCCTGAATTTGTTGCCGCTTTGCGGGAACGATAATACCGTTTCAGGGTCTAAGCGAAAAAGGCCATTTTTCACAAGCCTTTTATAAAATAAATCTTGCATAATATACTGTAAGGACGCAGTCAGCGCAAGTAAAGCAACAAAGTGACTAAGCTCAAAGAAGTATCTTGTTTTCCAGAACCGCTCTTTTAAACGCGTGAAGCGCTCGCCCACGGTGGCTGATACGGTTTTTTTCTTTGAGCGGGATTTCGGCGAATGTCATGCCGAGCGGAGGATAATAGAAGAGGGGGTCGTAGCCGAAACCGCCCGAACCGGATGGTTCACGTGCGATCATACCTTCACAGATTCCCCGTGCGGTCCACTCGAAACTGTCGGGACGTACCAGCGCAAGCGCACAGACAAACCGGGCGATGCGCCGGACGTCCGGCGCATCTTCAAGCATCTTCAAAAGCTTGGCATTACGCTCGGCGGTGGTCGGGGCAAAGCGGGCTGAGTGGATTCCCGGGAGACCGGAGAGCGCATCAACCTCAAGGCCGCTGTCGTCGGCCAGGGCGGCAAATCCGGTGAAGGCGCAGGTCTCCCGTGCCTTGATCAGCGCGTTATCAAGGAATGAGGCGCCGTCTTCTTCGATGGGCGGCATGCCGGGGAAATCCGCCAGGGAAAGGATCTGAATGCCGCTACCTTCGAGGAGAGCTTCGAATTCGACCAGTTTCCCCTGATTGAGGGTGGCGATAACCAGCTTCCTGTTCATCGCAGCCCCAGTGCTTCTTTCTGAACGGTGATGATTTTACGGATAGCGGTTTCGGAGGCGTCGAGCATGGTATGCAGTTGATTGCGGTCAAATGTTCGGCGCTCTGCGGTTCCCTGCACCTCAACCAGGCCGCCGGAATCGGTCATAACGATGTTCATGTCCACATCCGGCGCCCGGCCGTCTTTGCGGGTAATCATGAGTCTTTCTTAGGGTTACTATGTGATATTTGAATTATCGCGTGTGAACGTTTCCCGGTAATCAGGCAGGTCGACCTTGATTATAGTGCACATCTCCACCAGCCGGGAGTGGACTCTTTCCTGGGCTACATCGGAAAGGACTCTTCCCTGGGGCGCTTCCTTGTACTTTGAAACGTGAAAATTTGAGGTGACTATGGTGACCCGTTCATCCGAATAGCGCGAATCTATCAGGTTGTACAGCATTTCCGATTCCCATTCGGTGTTGCGCTGGACTCCGAAATCATCGATGACCAGGAAGGGAATCTGAATAAGCTCATCCAGTATCTCGCCGGCGTTTTCCCCGGTATCGTTTGCAGTATCAAACGAATTTTTCAAACGCTGGAAGAACTGACGCGAGAGATCCACAAATTTTCCGGCGAGACCGTATTTGAGCATAAGTTCCTGGAGAATGATGGCGGCCAGAAGCGTTTTCCCGCTTCCGGCAC
This window of the Candidatus Latescibacter sp. genome carries:
- the rdgB gene encoding RdgB/HAM1 family non-canonical purine NTP pyrophosphatase, yielding MNRKLVIATLNQGKLVEFEALLEGSGIQILSLADFPGMPPIEEDGASFLDNALIKARETCAFTGFAALADDSGLEVDALSGLPGIHSARFAPTTAERNAKLLKMLEDAPDVRRIARFVCALALVRPDSFEWTARGICEGMIAREPSGSGGFGYDPLFYYPPLGMTFAEIPLKEKNRISHRGRALHAFKRAVLENKILL
- a CDS encoding ATP-binding protein, which produces MKTCKVCGSSGIRYDRDIKAGSHGDLVICDCILKKCACGGVPPYQMFQKEGGHSWCACRSARVKLVSAKKAFKESQIPKKYQWKFFEDFKIVAPAANTLVGITSTIRETHPDTKWNNGFYLWGRAGSGKTLLAAIILQELMLKYGLAGKFVDLSRQFFQRLKNSFDTANDTGENAGEILDELIQIPFLVIDDFGVQRNTEWESEMLYNLIDSRYSDERVTIVTSNFHVSKYKEAPQGRVLSDVAQERVHSRLVEMCTIIKVDLPDYRETFTRDNSNIT